In the genome of [Limnothrix rosea] IAM M-220, the window CTGGCGAAAAAGGCTCACTCTCAGTCTGAGCTTCAATGCCTTGATAACGGCGGAGAGCAGCAGAGAACATGCCCGTGCCATCATCAAAGAAACGCTCGGTGGTTTCACCATAGGTTTCATAGGGGTAAAACGACAATTCTTCTGGTGCTTTGGCATTAACCCAAGAGACATAGGCCCAAAACTCACTAAACGTCCCAAAGTCATTGGCAGAACGCATCATCAGTAAGAGCCAGTGGTCTTCAGATTGGTAATAGTCGTTAATTTTTGCGGCAAAAGACTTGAGATACTCTTGCTTAAACCACATATGGTGAGGCACAAAAGTTCCCGTAATATCAGTGGCGGCTTCAACATTAAGGACAGAATTAATCCATGTCTCCCACTTAGAAACGATCGCCGGATTACCGTAGGCATTGTGCTGAATCAGAGCAAAGGAGTAAGCAAGTTTGTCATCTTTTTCTTGCATCGCTGGCCAAGTTTCGACGGGCAATAAATCGCTATCCCACACGAGATACCATTCACTGAGATTTTCGATGCCTTCATAAGCGCCCAATTTTAAGAGCTGCTGGTAAAACCAGCCGGGATTATACAAAGATTGTCCCAAGTCAATTTCTGCACAGATTTTGTCCTTATCAAGACCAACGGCGGCAAAAAATGCCTCTTCGTCATGGACAGTCAACGGGGCGATCGCCCAACCTTGTGCCGCATCCCTGAGGACCGGAGCACCAGACTCCGGCGTAATGAGATGAATGTGACGAGGCTTGTAATGGAACGTCAAACCCTCTAGTACAGCCCTTGTATTCCAACGCATTTGGAACAGCGGAATGACAATATCAAATTCAGTTTGCATATTAAAAAATCCAAAAAAATAAATATTTAACCCACCGATGAACAGACAAAATCCCCCCATGCTTTCTCCCTAAAACTTCAGGAGAATGGGAGGAGAATACTAGTCTATTTAGCCCAGATGAGCCACAAAAAAGGCGATCGCC includes:
- a CDS encoding DUF6492 family protein, whose product is MQTEFDIVIPLFQMRWNTRAVLEGLTFHYKPRHIHLITPESGAPVLRDAAQGWAIAPLTVHDEEAFFAAVGLDKDKICAEIDLGQSLYNPGWFYQQLLKLGAYEGIENLSEWYLVWDSDLLPVETWPAMQEKDDKLAYSFALIQHNAYGNPAIVSKWETWINSVLNVEAATDITGTFVPHHMWFKQEYLKSFAAKINDYYQSEDHWLLLMMRSANDFGTFSEFWAYVSWVNAKAPEELSFYPYETYGETTERFFDDGTGMFSAALRRYQGIEAQTESEPFSPDYETTLAFIRDEYGADAMPSSLSFESSPRHLKKNEETMHIEERRSRWNPRTAATTTM